One Drosophila teissieri strain GT53w chromosome X, Prin_Dtei_1.1, whole genome shotgun sequence genomic window, GGCATCATCTACATATCCAATATACCCAAGCACATGAATGTGACACGCCTGCGGGAAATCCTAGGCGAGTTCGGAACCATTGGAAGGGTTTATCTGCAGCCGGAGAAGCTGTCAAGTGAGTGGAACAAGTGGCATCCAGGGCCCACTGACTACTCAGTATGTACATTAATCTGAATCCTTCTAGGTGCCAAGGCGAAGAAGAACAAACGGAAACGTTATAACATCCACTTCACCGAGGGCTGGGTGGAATTCGAGTCGAAACGGGTGGCCAAACAGATCGTTCCCCTGCTGAACAACAAGCAGATCTCCACGCGCAAAAAGTCGCAGTTCTACGACTCGCTGTGGAGCATGAAGTACCTGCCGCGCTTCAAGTGGGTCCATCTAACCGAGCGAATGAACTACGAGCAGGCGGTGCACAAGCAGCGACTCCACACGGAGGTGTCGCAGGCCCGCAAGGAGACCACCTTCTTCCAGAACAATCTCGACAAGAGCGAGTTCATTAAGAAGCAGGCTAAGAAGGCCAAGAAAGCGGAGAAGGCTCTGGCTGCCAAGGGCGAAAGCGAGGCCTGAGCTCGCGCTAGACTGCTGCATCCTATGTTTACCTGATTGCAAATATACTTAAATTAAGTACATCAAAGTGTTTTCCCTCAaatttttgctttctttggAAGCTTCGAAATTAGCGCTCAAAATATCGATAGCTACAGACATATCGATAGTTAGTGCTCGGCAATACTACTTTTGGTATTTAAATTAGTGCACGCGTTAGCACCTTTTCGTTGTCGGTATTTCCACCCGATAGCCGAGTGTCATCGATAACAACCATCGACTGTCTCcaccattttctttgtcgcttTGTTGCGCCCGTGTGGTATTCGAAAATTCTGTGATCAAAAACCGACTAATTACGCAGAGAAAATggtaaatttaaaacaaacaaatgagtTATTCGTGTGGTTTACGGTGCGGGCGAGTGGCGTTGCGTGAATTCGGGCAGTTTTCATTGATAATTCCGGCCAATTCGGCGTTTTCATTTGCCGGGTGTGTGTGAACGAAGCGCAAGCCATTTTGACAGGCGGCTTGCACGTGAGCCATGGACTCCGATTTCGCTTCCACTTCGAGAACTTTCTGCTTCTCACCACGGGATCTCGGCGAACGTGCGCTGTCGCCAGATTTCTAGCCGCGATCGGGCCGGGCAGCAGACGGAGAACCTTCCAGATGCATTCCACGCCGTTTTTGCTGCCGATGAATCATGAATCACTCGGTGCCGCTCTCTCGCCCTCCACTTTTTGGGGGTTAGGTCGAGGCGATATGCCTGCACGGAGAGAAAAACCATAACAATCTGacatagaatatatatatattctgtgTATTTTCGCACCACAAACGCATCTGGTTTGCAGTGACTTCAAATTTGGCCGTGCAAGCAGGCAATCCTCGCCAGAAACTGCAGCATATTGGTGCGCCGTCTGCAACTGTCAAGATAGCATTCTTGATCTCTCCATGAAAATATCATAATGGTGTTTTCAAATGTCATCTTGGCATCGCCAtatcccttttttttattcaaatgcaaaagagttaattgttaaaaaatattttatttagcaaAAGAAGCaaacgaactgattttattCAGCAAAAGAAGCTAACGAACTCATGTCACTGAATTCTTTACATTTTGGGTGACTAAGTGTGATTAATTCGCTATTAAAAGTAGAAAAGTCATGGCTTTTTTGAAAATTCTTTTTCGTAATTAACTCGAATCCCAAGTAGAACATTCTATTCCTGTCACAAAGTGCAATTCATAAACTTGGTGCTTATTGGAGCGGAGCTAGCAATTGAAATGATTCTCACTAATTGATCGTGTGGCGTCTTGCAGGAGATGTCCTTGAATCCCGTGCGCGTGCTCAAGAATGAGGCGCAGGAGGAGAAGGCCGAGATGGCCCGTCTGTCCTCGTTCATTGGCGCGATCGCCATTGGTGATCTGGTGAAGAGCACCCTGGGTCCCAAGGGTATGGACAAGATCCTGGTGGCCACCGGACGCAATGCCGGCCAGGTCGAGGTGACCAACGATGGTGCCACCATTCTGCGTGCCGTCGGTGTGGACAATCCGGCCGCCAAGATTCTGGTCGATATGTCGCGTGTGCAGGACGAGGAGGTGGGCGATGGCACCACCTCGGTCACCGTTTTGGCCTCGGAACTGCTCCGTGAGGCGGAGAAGCTAGTCGAACAGAAGCTGCACCCACAGATCATCGTCTCTGGCTGGCGTCAGGCCACCCAGGTGGCTCTGGAGGCGctcaccgccgccgcccaggACAACTCGGCCAGCGACGAGAAGTTCCGCAACGACCTGCTGAACATTGCCCGCACCACGCTCTCCTCGAAGATCCTGCACCAGCACAAGGACTTCTTCGCCAATCTGGCGGTGGACGCTGTGCTGCGTCTGAAGGGCTCCGGTGAGCTCAGGTCCATACAGATCATCAAGAAGTCGGGCGGCACTCTGGGAGACTCCTTCCTGGACGAGGGCTTCCTGCTGGACAAGAAGCCCGGCGTGCACCAGCCACAGCGTGTAAGTGATTTGCTAGTTTCCTCGTGCTACTCAGTTATGGATTCGTCGTTTACCCCTGCTGTCTATTAACGCGTCAAAATGACTGTGAGCTATGTGGATTTGACTTCATATCACAGCCATTTTGACGAGTTTGCTGGGCAGCCTCATCATCGTGACAAGTCGGCCGTCCAAGTGCATTTCAATGACCAACTAACAGAACATAAGCTCATCCATGAACCACCTGGCTGCTCTTCTCCACCGCAGATTGAGAATGCCAAAATCCTGATTGCCAACACGCCCATGGACACCGATAAGATTAAGGTGttcggcagcagcatcaaGGTCGATTCGCTGGCCAAGATCGCCGACCTCGAGATGGCCGAGAAGGAGAAGATGAAGGAAAAGGTGGACAAGATCCTGAAGCACAAGTGCAACGTCTTCATCAACCGCCAATTGATCTACAACTACCCGGAGCAGCTGTTCGCCGATGCCCAGGTGATGTCCATCGAGCATGCCGATTTCGATGGCATCGAGCGTCTGGCCTACTGCACCGGCGGCGAGATTGTCTCCACCTTTGAGAATCCCTCGCTGGTGAAGCTGGGCGAGTGCGATGTCATCGAACAGGTGATGATCGGCGAGGATACGCTGCTGCGTTTCAGCGGCGTGAAGCTGGGCGAGGCCTGCACCATCGTGATCCGCGGTGCTACCCAACAGATTCTGGACGAGGCTGATCGCTCCCTGCACGACGCCCTCTGCGTGCTGGCGGCCACCGTCAAGGAGTCGCGCATCATCTTCGGTGGCGGCTGCTCCGAGGCTCTGATGGCCACCGCCGTGCTGAAGAAGGCGGCCGAGACACCCGGCAAGGAGGCCATCGCCATCGAGGCCTTTGCCCGTAAGTTTCTTaaatccatatccatatccgtATCATATGCATGCAGTCTTTCTAATGAATGCCTTTTGTAATTCGTATTGCAGGTGCTCTGCTGTCCCTGCCCACGGCCATTGCCGATAATGCTGGCTACGATTCAGCTCAGCTGATCTCGGAGCTGCGCGCCGGCCACGCCCAGGGCAAGCAGACTCTGGGTCTGGACATGGAGCTGGGCAAGGTGGCCGATGTCCGCGACCTGGGCATCACCGAGTCGTTCGCCGTGAAGCGCCAGGTCCTGATGTCCGCCTCCGAGGCTGCCGAGATGATCCTGCGCGTGGACAACATCATCCGCTGCGCTCCACGCCGACGCGTTCCCGACAGGGGCTACTG contains:
- the LOC122623393 gene encoding T-complex protein 1 subunit beta, whose protein sequence is MEMSLNPVRVLKNEAQEEKAEMARLSSFIGAIAIGDLVKSTLGPKGMDKILVATGRNAGQVEVTNDGATILRAVGVDNPAAKILVDMSRVQDEEVGDGTTSVTVLASELLREAEKLVEQKLHPQIIVSGWRQATQVALEALTAAAQDNSASDEKFRNDLLNIARTTLSSKILHQHKDFFANLAVDAVLRLKGSGELRSIQIIKKSGGTLGDSFLDEGFLLDKKPGVHQPQRIENAKILIANTPMDTDKIKVFGSSIKVDSLAKIADLEMAEKEKMKEKVDKILKHKCNVFINRQLIYNYPEQLFADAQVMSIEHADFDGIERLAYCTGGEIVSTFENPSLVKLGECDVIEQVMIGEDTLLRFSGVKLGEACTIVIRGATQQILDEADRSLHDALCVLAATVKESRIIFGGGCSEALMATAVLKKAAETPGKEAIAIEAFARALLSLPTAIADNAGYDSAQLISELRAGHAQGKQTLGLDMELGKVADVRDLGITESFAVKRQVLMSASEAAEMILRVDNIIRCAPRRRVPDRGYC
- the LOC122624421 gene encoding pre-rRNA-processing protein esf2-like; this translates as MQKMKKKTKPKQKPTPMDVEESEPEEARSDEPQPEEDEPNPSDDDDEMDLANFKATSSSAAPAKKRKKGIIYISNIPKHMNVTRLREILGEFGTIGRVYLQPEKLSSAKAKKNKRKRYNIHFTEGWVEFESKRVAKQIVPLLNNKQISTRKKSQFYDSLWSMKYLPRFKWVHLTERMNYEQAVHKQRLHTEVSQARKETTFFQNNLDKSEFIKKQAKKAKKAEKALAAKGESEA